One stretch of Oxyura jamaicensis isolate SHBP4307 breed ruddy duck chromosome 6 unlocalized genomic scaffold, BPBGC_Ojam_1.0 oxy6_random_OJ175, whole genome shotgun sequence DNA includes these proteins:
- the LZTS2 gene encoding LOW QUALITY PROTEIN: leucine zipper putative tumor suppressor 2 (The sequence of the model RefSeq protein was modified relative to this genomic sequence to represent the inferred CDS: deleted 3 bases in 3 codons), translating to PGSFPLQGATEPSREPGTPPGWAAAGEAARAPQPAGGPPAMAIVQTLPVSIEAAPEGAAQLRAAARSPPSSRGAMGSVGSLIAGRPCHDRSCQPPGGGGSFRVHDGLLRASPPDPLLHALPPKKPCSAAPGVAHAYANEGFHGEWLEAASPVSPCSDSDEARDDRAPSGSIRGPPPKLVPVSGKLEENVEKTLIRPMAFKPVVPKIRTAPGPASLGVRPAAPALSESQVSLTHLLGAAGADKPGSLSCRASSHSGTLSDSGRNSLSSLPTYSTGCSQHAEAGALPATPHGHPEPPGGYRPPAGPSNSDSGRSSSSKSTGSLSGRGRPSSESGSCGRSPLPGEEALLVRELEDKLREREAELQLLRDSLDENEVAICQVYEEKQRRCEQELEGLRQRCAAQVRQAAQQAQRGQQVLQLQVLQLQQEKKQLQEDFAQLLQERELLERRCASFQREHTELGPRLEETKWEVCQKSGEISLLKQQLKESQAELAQRGTELLVLRAQLREARAELQAGEQQARGLQEAARLKALELEVCANELQRRKSEADLFRAKAGRLEQEVAGLREAARGRCPEPGEGCPEPGEEARGMAGLRRQLERLRAEVALERRRGQEQRDAFEQERSTWQGEKERVIRYQKQLQYNYIQMYRRNRRLEQRLQHLRLQGEDPPSSSEPCDPPGPDPPFEEITATEI from the exons CCCGGCTCTTTCCCGCTGCAGGGGGCGACGGAGCCGAGCCGGGAGCCGGGCACGCCGCCCGGATGGGCCGCGGCTGGCGAG GCTGCCCGCGCCCCCCAGCCCgccgggggc ccccccgccATGGCCATCGTGCAGACCCTGCCCGTCTCCATCGAGGCCGCCCCTGAGGGGGCCGCCCAGctccgcgccgccgcccgctcc CCCCCGTCCTCGCGGGGCGCCATGGGCAGCGTGGGCAGCCTCATCGCCGGCCGGCCCTGCCACGACcgctcctgccagccccccggcggcgggggctcCTTCCGTGTGCACGACGGGCTGCTGCGGGCCagccccccagaccccctgctccacGCTCTG CCCCCCAaaaagccctgctctgctgcgCCCGGCGTCGCCCATGCCTATGCCAACGAAGGTTTCCACGGGGAGTGGCTGGAGGCCGCCTCTCCCGTCAGCCCCTGCAGCGATTCAGACGAGGCCCGGGATGACCGAGCCCCCAGCGGCAGCATTCGGGGGCCGCCCCCCAAGCTTGTCCCCGTGTCCGGCAAGCTGGAGGAG aACGTGGAGAAGACCCTGATCCGCCCCATGGCCTTCAAACCAGTGGTACCCAAAATCCGGACTGCTCCGGGGCCGGCCAGCCTGGGGGTGCGCCCGGCGGCCCCGGCGCTCTCGGAGAGCCAGGTGAGCCTCACCCACTTGCTGGGGGCCGCCGGGGCCGACAAGCCCGGCTCGCTGAGCTGCCGCGCCAGCAGCCACTCGGGCACGCTCTCAGACTCGGGGCGCAACTCCCTGTCCAGCCTGCCCACCTACAGCacgggctgcagccagcacgcCGAGGCGGGCGCCCTCCCGGCCACCCCCCACGGCCACCCCGAGCCCCCGGGTGGCTACCGCCCGCCGGCCGGCCCCTCCAACTCGGACAGCGGGCGCTCGTCCTCCAGCAAGAGCACGGGCTCGCTGAGCGGCCGGGGCCGGCCCTCCTCCGAGAGCGGCTCCTGCGGGCGCTCGCCCCTGCCCGGCGAGGAGGCCCTGCTGGTGCGCGAGCTGGAGGACAAGCTGCGGGAGAGGGAGGccgagctgcagctgctgcgtGACAGCCTGGACGAGAACGAGGTGGCCATCTGCCAG GTGTACGAGGAGAAGCAGCGGCGCTgcgagcaggagctggagggttTGCGGCAGCGCTGCGCAGCCCAGGTGCGGCAGGCGGCCCAGCAGGCGCAGCGCGGGCAGCAggtcctgcagctccaggtgctgcagctgcagcaggagaagaagcagctgcaggaggactttgcccagctgctgcaggagcgggagctgctggagcggCGCTGCGCCTCCTTCCAGAGGGAGCACACCGAGCTGGGACCCCGGCTCGAGGAGACCAAGTGGGAG GTGTGCCAGAAGTCGGGGGAGATCTctctgctgaagcagcagctgaaggagtcGCAGGCGGAGCTGGCGCAGCGGGGCacggagctgctggtgctgcggGCGCAGCTGCGGGAGGCGCGGGCCGAGCTGCAGGCGGGCGAGCAGCAGGcgcgggggctgcaggaggccgCCCGGCTCAAGGCGCTGGAGCTGGAGGTGTGCGCCAACGAACTGCAGCGCCGCAAGAGCGAGGCCGACCTCTTCCGCGCCAAGGCGGGCcggctggagcaggaggtggcGGGGCTGCGGGAAGCCGCCCGCGGACGCTGCCCCGAGCCCGGCGAGGGCTGCCCGGAGCCCGGCGAGGAGGCGCGGGGCATGGCGGGGCTGCGGAGGCAGCTGGAGAGGCTGCGGGCGGAGGTGGCCCTGGAGAGGCGGCGCGGGCAGGAGCAGCGGGACGCCTTCGAGCAGGAGCGGAGCACGTGGCAGGGCGAGAAGGAGCGGGTGATCCGCTaccagaagcagctgcagtACAACTACATCCAGATGTACCGCCGCAACCGGCGCCTCGAGCAGCGCCTCCAGCACCTCCGGCTGCAGGGCGAGGACCCCCCGTCGTCCTCAGAGCCCTGCGACCCCCCCGGGCCGGACCCACCCTTTGAGGAGATCACGGCCACCGAGATCTGA